In one Lolium rigidum isolate FL_2022 chromosome 3, APGP_CSIRO_Lrig_0.1, whole genome shotgun sequence genomic region, the following are encoded:
- the LOC124700931 gene encoding germin-like protein 3-7, with product MARSRATSRPSRVLQLAALVVTVLVSACAADPEPVQDFCVAVVSKGADDQPTFPGFPCKPESTVVSDDFFFADLSRSGAAAAKDSPFGSAVTPGNVHAFPGLNTLGVSINRVDLAPGGVNPLHSHPRSAELVHVIAGEMLVGFISTAGKFYSKVVGEGESFVIPRGLVHFQYNAAGNSTARAVTVFNSQLPGVVLAAPSLFGAEPEIPDAVLAKSFQVDGEIIKLLKSKFQN from the coding sequence ATGGCGCGTTCCAGAGCCACGTCGAGACCGTCGCGGGTGCTCCAGTTAGCCGCGTTGGTGGTCACCGTGCTCGTGTCGGCGTGCGCAGCGGACCCGGAGCCGGTGCAGGACTTCTGCGTGGCCGTCGTCAGCAAGGGAGCAGATGATCAGCCGACGTTCCCTGGTTTCCCGTGCAAGCCAGAGTCCACGGTGGTCTCCGACGACTTCTTCTTCGCCGACCTGTcccgctccggcgccgccgcggcgaAAGACAGCCCGTTCGGGTCCGCCGTGACGCCGGGCAACGTGCATGCCTTCCCAGGGCTCAACACCCTCGGCGTGTCCATCAACCGCGTCGACCTCGCCCCCGGCGGCGTGAACCCGCTGCACAGCCACCCTCGCTCCGCCGAGCTCGTGCACGTCATCGCCGGCGAGATGCTCGTCGGCTTCATCAGCACGGCAGGGAAGTTCTACTCCAAGGTCGTCGGGGAGGGGGAGAGCTTCGTCATCCCGCGCGGCTTGGTGCACTTCCAGTACAACGCCGCCGGCAACAGCACCGCCAGGGCCGTCACGGTGTTCAACAGCCAGCTGCCCGGCGTGGTCCTCGCCGCGCCGTCGCTGTTCGGGGCCGAGCCGGAGATTCCCGATGCGGTGCTGGCCAAGAGCTTCCAGGTGGACGGCGAGATCATCAAGCTCCTCAAGTCCAAGTTCCAGAATTGA
- the LOC124700930 gene encoding metallothionein-like protein 2C yields the protein MSCCSGKCGCGSSCNCGSGCNGCGMYPDVEAAGNATVLLTSATHKASAGGMEVAAEAENGGCSCNKCNCGTSCGCSCCTC from the exons ATGTCTTGCTGCTCAGGAAAGTGCGGGTGCGGCAGCTCCTGCAACTGCGGCAGCGGCTGCAACGGCTGCGGCATGTACCCTGACGTCGAGGCCGCCGGCAACGCTACCGTCCTCCTCACCTCCGCCACCCACAAGGC TAGCGCCGGCGggatggaggtggcggcggaggccgagaaCGGCGGCTGCAGCTGCAACAAGTGCAACTGCGGCACCAGCTGCGGCTGCTCCTGCTGCACCTGCTAG
- the LOC124704617 gene encoding exocyst complex component EXO84B-like yields the protein MASAAKSSRSRPAGHSGVLPMHAAAGGGGGGGGDGAGSRLADKLKIFKTDKFDPDSYVQSKCQTMNEKEIRQLCSYLQDLKKASAEEMRRSVYANYAAFIRTSKEISDLERELQSIKNLLNTQSALIHGLSEGVQIDSLTTGPEDSEEESFSTVEDQELSEIQNWYTDFPERLDVLLAERRVDEALDALDEAERIAADAKQKQILSTAEILALKRAISDNRQKLSDQLAEAACQSSTCGIELRAAASALKRLGDGPRAHSLLLSAHNQRLQGNIQTTHPSSTAYRGAYTAALAKQVFSAISHALSDSMEVFGDEPSYASEVVTWATKQAMLFALLVKRHALASCAASGGLRAAAECVQIALGYCSLLEARGLSLSGVVMKQFRPCVEQALDSSLRRIEESTSALAAADNWVLVYSPTGIRPFARSSAGNMAPKLSSSAHRFNSMVQDFFEDVGPLLSLQLGGSTMDGLLKIFNTYIDLLVSALPSSMDDEANLEGLGNKIIRMAETDEQQLALLANASLLAEELLPRAAMKLPSVNQTSMDSMPKRGPEKQNRASEHREWKRKLQRMVDKLRDSFCRQHALALIFTEEGDTHLSAEMYINMDNNVQEIEWVPSLIFQELYAKLHRMAGIATEMFVGRERFATLLMMRLTETVILWLSEDQTFWEEIEEGPRALGPLGLQQFYLDMQFVILFGQGRFLSRHVHQVILNIIDRGMAAFSATGLDPDSALPSDDWFIEVAQDTISRISGKAQTATSEREVHSPTASVSAQSVSSVRSHGSS from the exons ATGGCGTCGGCCGCCAAGTCGTCGCGCTCGCGCCCGGCCGGCCACTCTGGCGTCCTCCCGATGCACGcggccgcgggcggcggcggcggcggcggcggcgacggcgccgggTCGCGGCTCGCCGACAAGCTCAAGATATTCAAGACCGAcaagttcgaccccgactccTACGTGCAGTCCAAGTGCCAGACCATGAACGAGAAG GAAATAAGACAACTGTGTTCTTATCTGCAAGACCTAAAGAAGGCTTCTGCTGAAGAGATGCGTAGAagtgtctatgctaactatgctGCATTCATCAG AACATCAAAGGAGATATCTGACCTCGAAAGGGAGCTGCAATCTATCAAAAATCTGCTAAACACTCAGTCAGCTCTAATTCATGGCCTTTCCGAAGGAGTTCAGATCGATTCCTTGACTACAGGACCTGAAGATTCCGAAGAAGAGAGCTTCTCTACTGTTGAAGACCAGGAGCTTTCAGAAATTCAGAACTGGTATACTGATTTTCCCGAGAGGCTTGATGTCTTGCTGGCTGAGAGAAGAGTGGATGAAGCACTGGATGCCCTGGATGAAGCAGAGCGAATCGCTGCTGATGCAAAGCAGAAGCAAATTCTTTCCACAGCTGAAATTCTTGCTTTGAAGAGGGCTATCTCTGACAACCGTCAGAAGTTGTCAGATCAGCTTGCCGAAGCTGCTTGCCAGTCTTCTACTTGCGGCATTGAACTACGTGCTGCAGCTTCTGCTCTCAAGCGACTTGGTGATGGACCCCGTGCTCATAGTTTGTTGCTCAGTGCACATAACCAAAGGCTTCAGGGCAACATACAAACGACCCATCCATCTAGCACAGCATATCGTGGGGCGTACACAGCGGCTCTTGCAAAACAAGTTTTTTCTGCTATATCTCATGCTCTCAGTGACTCTATGGAAGTCTTTGGTGATGAACCATCTTATGCATCTGAAGTAGTTACCTGGGCTACTAAGCAGGCAATGTTATTTGCCTTGCTTGTAAAGAGGCACGCTCTAGCCTCTTGTGCAGCCAGTGGGGGTTTAAGAGCTGCTGCAGAATGCGTGCAAATAGCACTTGGTTATTGCTCCTTGCTAGAAGCTCGTGGTCTGTCACTTTCAGGAGTTGTGATGAAACAGTTCAGACCTTGTGTTGAGCAAGCATTAGATTCCAGTTTGAGGAGAATTGAAGAGAGTACTTCTGCTTTAGCTGCAGCTGATAACTGGGTACTAGTCTATTCCCCAACTGGTATACGACCATTTGCTAGATCATCTGCTGGTAATATGGCACCCAAGCTCTCAAGCAGTGCTCATAGGTTCAATTCGATGGTTCAG GATTTCTTTGAGGATGTTGGGCCACTGCTTAGCCTGCAGTTAGGTGGTTCTACAATGGATGGGCTTCTAAAAATATTCAATACATATATTGATTTGCTCGTAAGTGCTCTACCGAGCTCAATGGATGATGAAGCGAATTTGGAAGGTTTAGGAAATAAGATTATTCGCATGGCAGAGACTGATGAGCAGCAGTTAGCATTATTAGCCAATGCATCCTTACTTGCTGAAGAGTTGTTACCTAGAGCAGCTATGAAGCTGCCATCTGTAAACCAGACCAGCATGGATAGTATGCCTAAAAGGGGTCCAGAGAAGCAAAACCGTGCATCAGAGCATCGTGAATGGAAAAGGAAGCTGCAACGTATGGTGGACAAACTTAGAGATAGTTTCTGCAGGCAGCATGCTCTTGCTCTTATATTCACGGAAGAAGGTGACACTCATCTGAGCGCAGAAATGTATATCAATATGGATAATAATGTTCAGGAGATAGAATGGGTCCCTTCTCTAATTTTTCAG GAACTTTATGCGAAACTACACAGGATGGCGGGCATTGCCACCGAGATGTTTGTTGGCAGGGAAAGATTTGCTACATTGCTAATGATGCGGCTGACAGAAACAGTCATATTGTGGCTCTCAGAGGACCAGACCTTTTGGGAGGAAATTGAAGAGGGGCCAAGGGCTCTGGGGCCCCTTGGACTTCAGCAG TTCTACCTGGACATGCAATTTGTGATCCTTTTCGGGCAAGGCCGTTTCTTGTCCCGGCATGTACACCAAGTCATATTGAACATCATCGACAGAGGGATGGCAGCATTCTCTGCTACTGGATTGGATCCTGATAG TGCGCTTCCAAGCGACGATTGGTTCATCGAGGTTGCACAAGACACCATCAGCAGGATCAGTGGGAAGGCTCAAACTGCTACCTCGGAGAGGGAGGTGCACAGCCCGACGGCCTCCGTCTCAGCGCAGTCCGTGTCATCTGTCAGATCTCACGGCAGCTCCTAG